A window from Corynebacterium urealyticum DSM 7109 encodes these proteins:
- a CDS encoding MarR family winged helix-turn-helix transcriptional regulator encodes MTRNNSQLTPQGGTGTPAPLGAKHNAKDGTAQPETQQAVPNPAQDVRWLTDEEQQVWRQWLDLGARITNALSRELQLDSTISLADYEVLVNLSESPDHRQRVVALAEAIKWERSRLSHQITRMAKRGLVRREACDKDGRGAFVILEEHGLEAITAAAPGHVEAVRHMMFDGLSAEQLAAFRDVLAHIEPQVADQEERIAAALATKRRRGKAQS; translated from the coding sequence ATGACCAGGAACAATTCACAGCTGACGCCCCAGGGTGGCACGGGAACACCGGCGCCCCTGGGAGCGAAGCACAATGCGAAGGACGGTACGGCACAGCCCGAGACCCAGCAGGCAGTCCCGAACCCAGCACAGGACGTGCGCTGGCTCACCGACGAGGAGCAGCAGGTCTGGCGCCAATGGCTGGACCTCGGCGCCCGCATCACCAATGCGCTCAGCCGCGAACTGCAGCTCGACAGCACCATCTCGCTGGCCGATTACGAAGTGTTGGTCAACCTCTCGGAGTCGCCGGATCACCGGCAGCGCGTCGTGGCTCTCGCTGAGGCCATCAAGTGGGAGCGCTCCAGGCTCTCCCACCAGATCACCCGCATGGCCAAGCGCGGGCTCGTCCGCCGCGAGGCCTGCGATAAGGACGGCCGCGGCGCATTCGTGATCCTCGAGGAGCACGGGTTGGAGGCCATCACCGCCGCCGCACCCGGGCACGTCGAAGCCGTGCGCCACATGATGTTCGACGGGCTGAGCGCAGAGCAGCTCGCCGCCTTCCGGGACGTGCTCGCCCACATCGAGCCGCAGGTCGCGGACCAGGAGGAACGCATCGCCGCAGCCCTGGCCACCAAGCGCAGGCGCGGCAAGGCGCAGAGCTAA